The following are encoded in a window of Mustela nigripes isolate SB6536 chromosome 1, MUSNIG.SB6536, whole genome shotgun sequence genomic DNA:
- the LOC132011590 gene encoding olfactory receptor 52D1-like encodes MPPLNTSFPSPVTFLLMGIPGLEHLHVWIGIPFCSMYVVAVVGNVTILAVVRAERSLHEPMFLFLCMLSITDLVLSTSTLPRMLCLFWLGAHDIAFDACLTQMFFIHSFTTMESGFFLAMAFDRYVAICDPLRHTTILTHARITIMGMIVVIRGIAFFSPHPILLKQLPYCRTRIIAHTYCEFMAVVKLACVDTGTTTRYSLSVASIIGSCDAILTVVSYAFILHSVFRLPSREAGFKALGTCGSHVCVILVFYSTAGFSIFTHRFGKNVPAHIHIFIANMYLLVPPFLNPIVYGVRIKKIREHVLRALRIKVT; translated from the coding sequence ATGCCTCCTCTCAacacttcttttccctctcctgtcaCCTTCCTGTTGATGGGCATTCCGGGACTAGAGCACCTGCATGTCTGGATTGGAATTCCCTTCTGCTCCATGTATGTGGTGGCTGTGGTAGGGAATGTGACCATCCTGGCCGTGGTGAGGGCAGAGCGAAGCCTCCATGAGCCtatgttcctctttctctgcatgctcTCCATCACCGACCTGGTCCTCTCCACATCCACCCTGCCTCGAATGCTCTGTCTCTTCTGGCTTGGAGCCCATGACATTGCCTTTGATGCCTGCCTGACCCAAATGTTCTTCATCCATAGCTTTACTACCATGGAATCGGGCTTTTTCCTGGCCATGGCCTTTGACCGTTACGTGGCCATTTGTGACCCACTGCGTCATACCACGATTCTCACTCATGCTCGCATCACCATAATGGGTATGATTGTGGTGATTCGGGGAAtagctttcttttctccacatcccatcCTGCTCAAACAGCTGCCCTACTGCAGAACACGAATCATTGCCCATACCTACTGTGAGTTCATGGCTGTGGTGAAGCTGGCGTGTGTGGACACAGGAACCACCACACGCTATAGCCTCAGTGTGGCTTCTATCATTGGCTCGTGTGATGCCATTCTCACTGTTGTATCCTATGCCTTCATCCTCCACTCTGTATTCCGCCTGCCATCCCGAGAAGCTGGCTTTAAGGCTTTGGGAACATGTGGATCACATGTCTGTGTTATTCTTGTGTTCTATTCCACAGCtggtttttccattttcactCACCGTTTTGGGAAGAATGTGCCTGCACATATCCatatttttattgcaaatatgTACCTTTTGGTGCCCCCTTTCCTCAACCCCATTGTGTATGGAGTAAGAATCAAGAAAATACGGGAGCATGTTCTTAGAGCACTAAGGATCAAAGTCACCTGA
- the LOC132011596 gene encoding olfactory receptor 52D1-like produces MGPANKSQTSPDTFLLMGIPGLEHLHVWIGIPFCSMYVVAVVGNVTILAVVRAERSLHEPMFLFLCMLSITDLVLSTSTLPRMLCLFWLEAHDIAFDACLTQMFFIHSFTAMESGFFLAMAFDRYVAICDPLRHTTILTHSRIAKMGASVVLRGVVFFSPHPILLRQLPYCRTRIIAHTYCEFMAVVKLACVDTGVTKRYSLSVASVIGSCDGFFIAVSYVLILRAVFRLPSREASFKALGTCGSHVCVILVFYSTAVFTFLTHRFGHNVAPQIHIFIANMYLLVPPFLNPIVYGIRTKKIRDHVLSSLKVKVT; encoded by the coding sequence ATGGGACCAGCCAATAAATCTCAAACATCTCCAGACACCTTCCTGCTGATGGGCATCCCAGGACTAGAGCACCTGCATGTCTGGATTGGGATTCCCTTCTGCTCCATGTATGTGGTGGCTGTGGTGGGGAATGTGACCATCCTGGCCGTGGTGAGGGCAGAGCGAAGCCTCCATGAGCCtatgttcctctttctctgcatgctcTCCATCACCGACCTGGTCCTCTCCACATCCACCCTGCCTCGAATGCTCTGTCTCTTCTGGCTGGAAGCCCATGACATTGCCTTTGATGCCTGCCTGACCCAAATGTTCTTCATTCACAGTTTTACTGCTATGGAATCAGGCTTTTTCCTGGCCATGGCCTTTGACCGTTACGTGGCCATTTGTGACCCACTGCGCCATACCACGATTCTCACCCATTCTCGCATTGCCAAAATGGGAGCTTCTGTGGTACTCCGGGGAGTGgtcttcttttctccacatcccatcCTGCTCAGGCAGCTGCCGTACTGCAGGACTCGAATCATTGCCCACACCTACTGTGAGTTCATGGCTGTGGTGAAGCTGGCGTGTGTGGACACAGGAGTTACCAAACGTTACAGCCTCAGTGTGGCCTCTGTCATTGGTTCCTGTGACGGCTTTTTCATTGCTGTCTCTTATGTCCTAATCCTCCGTGCGGTCTTTCGCCTTCCATCACGGGAAGCAAGTTTTAAAGCTCTAGGTACCTGTGGCTCCCATGTCTGTGTCATCCTTGTTTTCTACTCCACAGCTGTCTTTACCTTCCTCACTCACCGCTTTGGCCACAATGTggctccccaaattcatatatttattgccaATATGTACCTTCTGGTACCACCTTTCCTTAACCCCATTGTTTATGGTATTAGGACCAAAAAAATTCGAGACCATGTTCTTAGTTCTCTAAAGGTAAAAGTTACTTGA